A window of Malania oleifera isolate guangnan ecotype guangnan chromosome 5, ASM2987363v1, whole genome shotgun sequence contains these coding sequences:
- the LOC131155607 gene encoding E3 ubiquitin-protein ligase SP1: protein MLPWGGLSCCLSAAALYLLGRSSGRDAEILKSVIRVNQLKDLAQLLDTACKVLPLVVTISGRVGSETPIDCEHSGLRGVIVEETAEQHFLKHNDAGSWIQDSALMLSMSKEVPWYLDDGTGRVYVVGARGATGLALTVGSEVFEESGRSLVRGTLDYLQGLKMLGVKRIERVLPTGTSLTVVGEAVKDDIGTLHIQRPHRGPFYVSPKSIDQLIANLGKWARWYKYASLGFTVFGFYLIAKHAIQNIMERRRRWELRKRVLAAASKRSGQDNEDPNGKAENDSDSAKKDRPMPDLCVICLEQEYNAVFLQCGHMCCCMVCSSHLTNCPLCRRRIEQVVRTFRH, encoded by the exons ATGCTTCCATGGGGTGGACTGAGCTGCTGCTTGAGCGCAGCTGCTCTTTATCTTCTCGGGCGAAGCAGTGGGAG GGATGCGGAGATTCTCAAGTCGGTTATACGAGTTAATCAATTGAAGGATTTGG CACAATTACTGGATACTGCGTGCAAAGTGTTACCTTTAGTTGTTACAATTTCTGGAAGAGTTGGGTCTGAGACACCAATCGACTGTGAGCATAGTGGTTTACGAGGTGTAATAGTGGAGGAAACG GCAGAACAGCATTTCTTGAAACACAATGATGCTGGATCGTGGATACAAGATTCTGCTTTGATGTTGTCCATGAGTAAGGAGGTTCCGTGGTACCTG GATGATGGGACTGGTCGTGTATATGTGGTTGGAGCTCGAGGTGCCACGGGTTTGGCATTAACAGTGGGAAGTGAAGTGTTTGAGGAGTCAGGGCGATCCCTTGTACGAGGAACACTGGACTATCTCCAAGGTCTCAAG ATGCTTGGAGTCAAGCGAATTGAGCGGGTTCTTCCAACTGGTACATCCTTGActgttgttggggag GCTGTTAAAGATGACATTGGAACATTACATATTCAGCGACCACACCGAGGTCCATTTTATGTGTCTCCCAAAAGTATTGACCAGCTCATTGCAAATCTCGGGAAGTGGGCAAG GTGGTATAAGTATGCATCGCTGGGATTTACTGTATTTGGATTTTATCTGATTGCTAAGCATGCCATCCAAAATATCATGGAAAGGAGACGTCGGTGGGAACTGCGTAAAAG GGTTCTTGCAGCTGCAAGCAAAAGATCAGGGCAAGATAATGAAG ATCCAAATGGAAAAGCTGAAAATGATTCAGATAGTGCTAAAAAAGATCGACCAATGCCAGATCTCTGTGTGATATGCCTAGAGCAGGAATATAATGCAGTTTTTCTCCA GTGTGGTCATATGTGCTGTTGCATGGTGTGCTCATCGCATTTGACCAACTGTCCACTGTGCCGGCGGCGAATTGAACAGGTAGTGAGGACTTTCCGCCATTGA